Within Myxococcales bacterium, the genomic segment TCCACAGCACCGGGTCGACCGGCTTGCCGTTGCGCGTGACCACCAGGCCGTCGACGCGCACGTCGTCGGGCACCGACACCGTCAGGTACGACAGCGTGGGCTCGAGCGCCTTGATGCGATCCTGCGCCAGCTTCCGCTTCTTCGGATCCTTCACGCGCGTCAGCGAGTCCTTGTACGCCGACCACGCCGAAACCATCAGCCCCTGCTTCTCGCGGCACTGGCCCAGGCGGATGAGCGTGCCCGCGCGCGGCTCGATGCGGTTCGAGGCCTCGAACGCGTTGCAGGCCTCGGGCACCTTGCCCTCGGTCTCGAGCTGGACCGCCTCGTTGAACAGGACCTCGGCGTCGGCGTTCTGCGCCAGCGCCGTGCCCGTCAAGCCGATGACGATGGCGCTAGTCGCCGCGATCGACCGAACTGCCCAGCCGGGTGGAGTGACCATTGGTGTTCCCTCGTGGTGTGCGACGCTTGCGCGCGTCGATCGCAGCGTCGACCGGCGGTGGCGCCGCGTCGATCGGCGGTTCCTCGACCGCCGCGTCGATGGGGGCCGCGTCGAGCTCGACCCCGGCGTCGACGGTCACCGGCGGGGGCGTCGTCGACGCCGCCTCGGATGGCGACGGGTTGCCACCGCCGCCCGCCAGCAGGATCGCGGCGATCGCGCCGCCGGCCACGACCACGCCCAGGCCCGCGAACAGGGAGCCCGCGCGACTTCCGGGCTCGGCGTAGCCCCCGGTCATGCCGGCGCCGGTCATGCCGGGGCCCATCCCGGCGCCGGTCGAGCCCGCGGCCGACGACAGCGTCGTCGGCGCGCTCGCGAGCCCCCCGCCGGTGTTGCGCGCCAGGACGCCGCCGGTCTGGCGCGGCACCGGGGTCAACAGCGGCGGCGGCGGCGTGTGCATGCCCATGCCCGCCACGGTCTGCGCGCCCGAGTGCGAGATCGCTGGCATCGAGCCCTGGCCGAGCAGGCGCGCCAGATCGGCGGCCGACTGCACGCGATCCTCGGGCTTCTTCTGCAAAGCGAGAGGATCAGGTTCTCGGCCGCGGCGCTGACGACGACGCCGGTCTCCGACGGCGGCACCGGCGCCATGTACAGGTGCATGCCCAGCACCTCGCCGATGCCCTCGGACGAGAACGGCGGGCGACCGACCAGCATCTCGTAGAGGATGCAGCCGACCGAGTACAGATCCGACCGGTGGTCGATGTCGCCGGTGCCGCGGCACTGCTCCGGGCTCATGTACGTCGGCGTGCCCAGCACCGCGCCGGTCCGGGTCTTCGACGAGCCGCCGACCCGCTGGGCCTCGGCCACCTTGGCGATGCCGAAGTCGAGGATCTTCGGGCGCAGGCCGCCGACCATGTCGGGGTCGCGCACCAGGAAGATGTTGTCGGGCTTGAGATCGCGGTGGACGATGCCCAGCGCGTGCGCCGCCGACAGCGCGCTGGCGATGCCGCGGGTGTAGACCAGCGCCTCGTGCTCGGTCAGGCGCCCACGCGCCACGAGCACCTTCGACAGCGGCTCGCCGTCGAGCAGCTCCAGCGACGATGAACGCCATGCCCGACGGCAGGTACCCGAAGTCGAAGATCTCGACGATGCCCGGGTGTCGAATCGACGTCGCCGAGCGCGCCTCGTTGAAGAACCGGTCGACGATCTC encodes:
- a CDS encoding serine/threonine protein kinase, whose protein sequence is MARGRLTEHEALVYTRGIASALSAAHALGIVHRDLKPDNIFLVRDPDMVGGLRPKILDFGIAKVAEAQRVGGSSKTRTGAVLGTPTYMSPEQCRGTGDIDHRSDLYSVGCILYEMLVGRPPFSSEGIGEVLGMHLYMAPVPPSETGVVVSAAAENLILSLCRRSPRIACSRPPIWRACSARARCQRSRTRARRPWRAWACTRRRRRC